In one Butyrivibrio proteoclasticus B316 genomic region, the following are encoded:
- a CDS encoding MarR family winged helix-turn-helix transcriptional regulator → MENNEEKYASLKLENQICFPLYACSKEIIRKYKPYLDEIDLTYTQYITMMVLWEKKCVNVKTLGECLYLDSGTLTPVLKKLESKGYISRVRSNEDERNLVVTITDEGEKLKDQAVCIPGKIGSCVNLASKDAELLYSLLYKIIGNVR, encoded by the coding sequence ATGGAAAACAACGAAGAAAAATACGCATCATTAAAATTGGAGAATCAGATCTGCTTTCCTTTGTATGCATGTTCCAAGGAAATTATCAGAAAGTATAAACCATATCTTGATGAGATTGATCTTACTTATACCCAGTACATCACTATGATGGTCCTCTGGGAGAAGAAGTGTGTCAATGTTAAGACGCTTGGCGAGTGTCTGTATCTTGATTCAGGTACACTTACTCCTGTGCTTAAAAAGCTTGAATCTAAAGGCTATATAAGCAGAGTCAGATCCAATGAGGATGAGAGAAACCTAGTTGTTACAATTACTGATGAAGGTGAGAAACTCAAGGATCAGGCTGTATGTATTCCGGGCAAAATTGGCTCTTGTGTAAATCTAGCTTCTAAGGATGCAGAATTATTGTATAGTCTTTTGTATAAGATTATAGGAAATGTAAGATAA
- a CDS encoding metal-sensing transcriptional repressor, whose translation MSSHTHNHNHHHDPAHTKVIVNRLSKAIGHLESVKKMVEDDRDCSEVLIQLSAVKSAINNCGKEILKEHIAHCIVHAVEDGDEEAIIELNEAIDKFMKNS comes from the coding sequence ATGAGTTCTCATACCCATAATCATAACCATCACCATGATCCTGCCCACACCAAAGTCATTGTTAACAGGCTTTCCAAGGCTATCGGACACCTTGAATCTGTTAAGAAAATGGTAGAGGACGATAGAGATTGCTCAGAAGTTCTTATTCAGTTATCAGCAGTTAAATCTGCTATAAATAACTGTGGCAAAGAGATTCTTAAAGAGCATATTGCGCATTGCATTGTTCATGCGGTAGAAGATGGTGACGAAGAAGCTATCATTGAACTCAATGAAGCTATCGACAAATTTATGAAAAATTCATGA
- a CDS encoding NADH-quinone oxidoreductase subunit 5 family protein produces the protein MAVAIYVAVNVLMSGDTSQFMYLEETHVADTVIMCGEVVLMCLVCFLSIKYKKYYAILISLVGTIPVLWMDLTGKAVEGNTHFRIDTFAAVMYLIVGIVGILICIYASGYMKDYHHHHIDVADRSNYFLALMFVFLGAMFGLISSDSLSWIYFFWEITSVCSFLMIGYTRTQEAVDNSFRALWMNLLGGCGFAAGLMYCNLALGISNLSQVTSAGVSELIMIPVTLFAFAALTKSAQFPFSRWLLGAMVAPTPSSALLHSATMVKIGVYMLIRLAPVMEGTLTGVMITVIGGFTFFAASLLAITVSDGKKVLAYSTISNLGLITACAGTGTTEGVWAAVMLVLFHAVSKSLLFQTVGDIENCMHSRDIEDMHGLIIKLPRLAFIMIIGICGMFMAPFGMLVSKWAALKSFVDSGSVWLVLFLVFGSGSTLFYWAKWLGKICTVIHQSFELEDITPKSEMVSMFPLTAMIVVMCFAFPWMSGHMIQPILDEAFHTNIPDVIGGGDVIIMMIMVTMIFMIPIGARFLSIGKNSKMTMSYVAGVNAGDDRHYIDSFGKERALYMSNWYMEDFFGEKKLLWPCIWVSTILVLVMLIVVVGGAI, from the coding sequence ATGGCAGTAGCTATTTACGTAGCTGTGAATGTTCTTATGTCCGGTGATACATCACAGTTTATGTATCTTGAAGAGACACACGTTGCCGACACTGTGATCATGTGCGGTGAAGTAGTTCTTATGTGTCTTGTTTGTTTCCTTAGTATTAAATACAAAAAATACTATGCTATCCTTATCTCACTTGTAGGAACAATTCCTGTTCTGTGGATGGATCTTACCGGTAAGGCTGTAGAAGGCAATACACATTTCCGTATTGATACATTTGCTGCAGTTATGTATCTTATCGTGGGTATTGTTGGTATTCTTATTTGTATCTATGCTTCAGGTTACATGAAGGATTATCATCATCATCATATTGATGTTGCTGATCGTTCTAATTATTTCCTTGCTCTCATGTTCGTATTCCTTGGAGCAATGTTTGGTCTGATTTCTTCAGACAGCCTTTCATGGATCTATTTCTTCTGGGAGATTACTAGTGTATGTTCATTCCTTATGATTGGATACACCAGAACTCAGGAAGCTGTAGACAATTCATTCAGAGCTCTTTGGATGAACCTTTTAGGCGGATGCGGTTTTGCAGCCGGACTTATGTACTGTAATCTTGCTCTTGGCATTTCTAATCTCAGTCAGGTTACAAGTGCCGGTGTTTCAGAGCTTATAATGATTCCTGTAACTTTATTTGCTTTTGCAGCTCTTACAAAGAGTGCACAGTTCCCATTCTCAAGATGGCTCCTTGGTGCCATGGTTGCACCTACACCATCAAGTGCACTTCTTCATTCAGCTACAATGGTTAAGATCGGTGTATATATGCTTATAAGACTTGCTCCTGTTATGGAAGGAACACTTACAGGTGTTATGATCACCGTTATTGGCGGATTTACATTCTTCGCAGCATCACTTCTTGCAATTACTGTTAGTGATGGTAAGAAGGTACTTGCTTATTCAACAATTTCAAACCTTGGTCTTATTACAGCCTGCGCCGGAACCGGCACAACAGAAGGTGTTTGGGCTGCAGTAATGCTTGTTCTGTTCCATGCTGTTTCTAAATCACTTCTGTTCCAGACAGTTGGTGATATTGAGAACTGCATGCACAGCCGTGATATTGAGGATATGCATGGTCTTATTATCAAACTTCCAAGACTTGCATTTATCATGATCATTGGTATCTGCGGAATGTTCATGGCTCCATTTGGCATGCTTGTTTCCAAGTGGGCTGCCCTTAAATCATTCGTTGATTCAGGTTCTGTATGGCTTGTACTGTTCCTTGTATTTGGTTCAGGCTCAACACTTTTCTATTGGGCTAAATGGCTTGGCAAGATCTGTACAGTAATTCATCAGTCTTTCGAGCTTGAAGATATTACACCTAAGAGTGAAATGGTTTCCATGTTCCCTCTTACAGCAATGATAGTTGTTATGTGCTTTGCATTCCCTTGGATGTCAGGTCACATGATCCAGCCTATTCTTGATGAGGCATTCCATACAAATATTCCTGATGTTATTGGAGGCGGTGATGTCATCATTATGATGATCATGGTCACAATGATATTTATGATTCCAATTGGTGCAAGATTCCTTTCAATTGGTAAGAATTCCAAGATGACAATGTCTTATGTAGCCGGTGTCAATGCTGGTGATGACAGACATTACATCGATTCTTTTGGCAAGGAGAGAGCACTTTATATGTCCAACTGGTACATGGAAGACTTCTTTGGTGAGAAGAAACTGCTCTGGCCATGTATCTGGGTTTCAACAATCCTTGTTCTGGTTATGCTTATTGTTGTGGTTGGAGGTGCTATCTGA
- a CDS encoding complex I subunit 1 family protein has protein sequence MTIWMIVKALIYILLAPIIGGLMSGLDRVFSARMQGRQGPPIIQPFYDVNKLLHKQTTVVNGIQVLFVTVYLIFTIFTGSLFFAGGDMLLVFFALSMSEVMLVLAAFSTNGPYSIMGAQRELLQMMCYEPMTLLVAIGFYYANGSFMVDDLIHSEIPAIAQIPGFFIGFVFILIIKLRKSPFDLSTSHHMHQEMVKGLQTDLSGSNLALVEIAEWYDLVLMLGIVGMFFITNNPISRVWALIAVAVVFFLETLIDNLFPRVKYKTMLIVTWSVILAFAGTNLLILNVLK, from the coding sequence ATGACTATTTGGATGATTGTAAAAGCTTTAATTTATATACTTTTGGCACCGATTATCGGAGGACTTATGTCAGGTCTTGACAGAGTTTTTTCTGCTCGTATGCAGGGAAGACAGGGCCCGCCAATTATCCAGCCATTTTATGATGTTAATAAGTTGCTTCATAAGCAGACTACTGTTGTTAACGGTATTCAGGTTCTGTTTGTAACTGTATATCTTATTTTTACCATTTTTACTGGAAGCCTTTTCTTTGCAGGCGGTGACATGCTTTTGGTTTTCTTCGCACTGTCAATGTCTGAGGTAATGCTTGTTCTTGCAGCATTTTCAACAAACGGCCCTTACAGTATTATGGGTGCACAGCGTGAGCTTCTCCAGATGATGTGCTATGAACCAATGACACTTCTTGTTGCTATTGGTTTCTACTATGCAAACGGAAGCTTCATGGTAGATGATCTTATCCATTCAGAAATTCCTGCTATCGCTCAGATTCCAGGTTTCTTCATTGGATTTGTATTTATTCTTATCATCAAGCTCAGAAAGTCTCCTTTCGACCTTAGTACATCTCATCATATGCATCAGGAGATGGTTAAGGGACTACAAACAGATCTTTCCGGTAGTAACCTTGCACTTGTAGAAATAGCAGAGTGGTACGATCTTGTACTTATGCTTGGTATCGTAGGAATGTTCTTTATTACTAACAATCCTATCAGCCGAGTTTGGGCACTTATCGCAGTTGCAGTTGTATTTTTCCTGGAAACACTTATTGATAATCTGTTCCCACGAGTTAAGTACAAAACAATGCTTATTGTTACATGGAGTGTGATTCTTGCATTTGCAGGAACTAATCTGTTAATTCTGAACGTATTGAAATAA
- a CDS encoding NADH-quinone oxidoreductase subunit B family protein: MNISKSPWVLHYDGSSCNGCDIEVLATMTPLYDVERFGIINTGNPKHADVLLLTGGVNAQTAPVIRQLYNMMPDPKVVVACGICACDGGIFKECYNILGGADKVVPVDVYVPGCAVRPEALIEGVVKAVGILEEKRKKLKESMKAGYCTVDYSKMAVHMTADDYDPSTQYDAVLTEEALRQQAEEKIKASAKPAIPAAKPVAPAAAAPAQAANSAAAPAANAQKGENK; this comes from the coding sequence ATGAATATTTCTAAATCACCATGGGTGTTACATTATGACGGTTCCAGCTGTAATGGCTGTGATATAGAAGTTCTTGCCACAATGACTCCTCTTTATGACGTTGAGCGTTTTGGCATTATCAATACCGGTAATCCTAAGCATGCAGATGTGCTTCTTCTTACAGGCGGTGTGAATGCTCAGACTGCACCTGTAATCAGACAGCTCTACAACATGATGCCAGATCCTAAGGTTGTTGTTGCTTGTGGTATTTGTGCTTGTGACGGCGGTATTTTTAAGGAGTGCTACAACATTCTTGGAGGTGCTGATAAAGTTGTTCCGGTTGATGTTTATGTTCCGGGATGTGCTGTAAGACCTGAAGCTCTTATTGAAGGTGTAGTTAAGGCTGTAGGTATCCTTGAGGAAAAGAGAAAGAAACTTAAAGAGTCTATGAAGGCTGGTTACTGTACAGTAGATTACAGTAAGATGGCTGTTCATATGACTGCTGATGATTATGATCCAAGTACTCAGTATGATGCAGTTCTTACTGAAGAAGCTCTTAGACAGCAGGCTGAAGAGAAAATTAAAGCCAGTGCTAAGCCCGCTATTCCAGCGGCAAAACCTGTAGCTCCTGCGGCTGCGGCACCTGCTCAGGCTGCTAATTCTGCGGCTGCACCTGCAGCTAATGCTCAGAAAGGAGAGAACAAATAA
- a CDS encoding NADH-quinone oxidoreductase subunit C → MNMDFTNVAPESILDEVQKLKFQGYHLMQQCATRIPDGYELVYTFGKDYEVKQLKITLSEDQEISSISSAFPCAFIHENEMHDLFGVNIKMINLDFEGKFYRTAIETPFK, encoded by the coding sequence ATGAATATGGATTTTACAAATGTTGCTCCTGAAAGCATTCTTGATGAAGTTCAAAAGCTCAAATTTCAGGGCTATCATCTTATGCAGCAGTGTGCTACACGTATTCCTGATGGTTACGAACTTGTTTATACATTTGGTAAAGATTACGAAGTTAAACAGCTCAAGATTACTCTTTCAGAGGATCAGGAGATTTCCAGTATCTCAAGTGCATTCCCATGTGCTTTCATACATGAGAACGAGATGCATGATCTCTTCGGAGTCAATATCAAGATGATCAATTTAGATTTTGAAGGTAAGTTCTATCGCACAGCGATTGAAACACCATTTAAATAA
- a CDS encoding hydrogenase large subunit → MSTRSVIPFGPQHPVLPEPIHLDLVMEDEKVVEAIPSIGFIHRGLEKLVDKKDFNEMVYVAERVCGICSLGHGLGYSEAIEHIMDIDVPTRAKYLRTIWSELSRVHSHLLWLGLLADAFGFESLYMDCWRLREDALDMFEESTGGRVIFSIMKVGGIRRDVSNEMLQDFYKRINKMEEDLKAIAKPFLTDAAVQTRLRGVGYLSAEQADLLGCAGPFLRASGVNRDIRCTGYAAYGDIDFEPIISTEGDSYARTECRIKEIFQAFDIIRQCIDKMPKDGEIDVPVKGMPNGEYMMRIEQPRGEALYYVKANGTKFIDRLRVRTPTFSNLPGLVETLKGCDLADVPILVLTIDPCISCTER, encoded by the coding sequence ATGTCTACAAGAAGTGTAATTCCATTTGGACCCCAGCATCCGGTTCTTCCGGAACCTATCCACCTTGATCTCGTTATGGAGGATGAGAAGGTAGTAGAAGCAATTCCTTCTATCGGTTTTATTCACAGAGGTCTTGAGAAGCTGGTCGACAAAAAAGATTTTAATGAAATGGTTTATGTCGCAGAACGTGTCTGCGGTATTTGCTCATTAGGTCATGGCCTTGGATATTCAGAGGCTATTGAACATATTATGGATATTGACGTGCCTACACGTGCTAAATATTTGAGAACAATTTGGTCTGAGCTTTCAAGAGTTCATTCACATCTTCTGTGGCTTGGCCTTTTGGCTGATGCTTTTGGATTTGAGTCTCTTTATATGGATTGCTGGAGACTTAGAGAAGATGCTCTTGATATGTTTGAAGAATCTACCGGTGGCCGTGTAATCTTCTCTATCATGAAGGTTGGTGGTATCAGAAGAGATGTTTCAAACGAAATGCTTCAGGACTTCTATAAGAGGATCAATAAGATGGAAGAGGATCTGAAAGCTATTGCTAAGCCTTTCCTTACAGATGCAGCTGTTCAGACAAGACTTCGCGGAGTAGGTTATCTTTCTGCTGAACAGGCTGATCTGCTCGGATGTGCTGGCCCTTTCCTGCGTGCAAGTGGTGTTAACCGAGACATCAGATGTACAGGTTATGCTGCTTATGGCGATATAGATTTTGAGCCTATTATTTCTACAGAAGGCGATTCATATGCTCGTACAGAGTGCCGTATCAAGGAGATTTTCCAGGCATTTGACATTATTCGTCAGTGTATCGACAAAATGCCTAAGGATGGAGAAATTGATGTTCCTGTTAAAGGCATGCCAAATGGCGAATATATGATGCGTATTGAGCAGCCAAGAGGTGAAGCTCTTTACTATGTTAAGGCTAATGGAACTAAGTTCATCGACAGACTTAGAGTCCGCACCCCCACATTCTCTAACCTTCCTGGACTGGTTGAGACTCTTAAGGGATGCGACCTTGCTGATGTACCGATTCTTGTACTTACTATCGACCCATGTATCAGTTGTACTGAAAGATAA
- a CDS encoding 4Fe-4S dicluster domain-containing protein, translated as MALASFKNTILHNLVSKPKTRKVEKEYPTGTRGHVENDMDVCVLCGLCSIKCPTHAITVDKVAKTWSIRPMSCIQCRCCVDNCPKKCLSMGLRFQEPGEEKVTKTFKQSEKAIAAQEALMKAAKERAAAAAAAKAAQAQAQAGSTPASGANAQAAPAKAPEKTEEK; from the coding sequence ATGGCACTTGCAAGTTTTAAAAATACAATTCTTCATAATCTTGTATCAAAACCTAAGACCAGAAAAGTCGAAAAGGAATATCCTACAGGTACAAGAGGACATGTAGAAAACGATATGGATGTATGCGTGCTTTGTGGACTTTGCTCCATCAAATGTCCTACTCACGCTATTACAGTTGACAAGGTAGCTAAGACATGGTCAATCAGACCTATGAGCTGTATTCAGTGCAGATGCTGCGTTGATAACTGTCCAAAAAAATGTCTTTCAATGGGACTTCGTTTCCAGGAGCCAGGCGAAGAGAAGGTTACCAAGACCTTCAAACAGTCTGAAAAGGCTATCGCAGCTCAGGAAGCACTAATGAAGGCAGCCAAAGAAAGAGCGGCTGCAGCAGCTGCGGCAAAAGCTGCACAGGCACAGGCTCAGGCAGGATCAACTCCTGCATCTGGAGCAAATGCTCAGGCAGCTCCAGCTAAGGCACCGGAGAAAACAGAAGAGAAATAA
- the hypF gene encoding carbamoyltransferase HypF, with protein sequence MIYKITVKGAVQGVGYRPFILKKATEYGLKGFVRNIGAAVDILVFGEEKIIIDFTRMLESEYPSGAFILSVEKTIIDKAEYDRYLDGLSSAFSNSNSIHNLEEPLQFTIIDSKEVDLSSELPVFLPDIGICDDCMSEMLDDSDRRYNYPLISCASCGPRISILDKLPYDRKTTAMIDFEMCPDCAREYKTGRRLHAQTISCHNCGPQYEIKYLSLINDSDNNTNNKIDIINIIRNDISDNNSYDSVKNAIKLLENNEIIGLKGSSGYQLVCKPVNDAALKLRNAKGREKKPFAVMFSDIDSIEEYCFVNSKEKELLKSSARPIVLLNTKESFDYEVCKDSRYIGAFLPSVGIHRLLCDAVGPLIVTSANRSDEPIIIDDDIFIKEFTNTQVQAVLMHKRRINMPQDDSVMYTCTLRNGNTLGLFTRRARGFVPLPVYTSYSGTSSRILAFGGDLKSTFSLAYKDKIIPSQYLGDLRDYGVNDNLKRLISQYERLYKFAPEKIVCDMHPLYESARMATEYSDKHNLPIYKVQHHHAHILSVMAEKGLKSCIGVSFDGTGYGVDGNIWGGEFMYLSGADFERDGHMSYVNLCGGDNASRNAKLVKECYYNAAGYSEKVSAIIRAALDNNINVFTTSSIGRLFDCISSLLRIRDENSFEGECAIALEKAAWEFAKANGSSDSEGIYRELNCDILQENDHFIADQLSLFKQIEKAFYQDEIPSNELAFSFHMALTDTIVRMCQLIRNKRGENKVCLSGGVFGNRLLLSKTIDRLSDFGFDVYVNEQVPAGDAGISVGQAYYLMLKEE encoded by the coding sequence ATGATTTATAAGATCACAGTTAAAGGGGCGGTACAGGGAGTTGGTTATCGCCCCTTTATATTAAAAAAAGCAACTGAATATGGTCTTAAAGGATTTGTGAGAAATATTGGAGCAGCTGTTGATATACTTGTTTTTGGTGAAGAAAAGATAATTATCGACTTTACCAGGATGTTAGAGAGCGAGTATCCTTCAGGTGCTTTTATTTTAAGTGTAGAAAAGACGATAATTGATAAAGCTGAGTATGACAGATATTTAGACGGATTATCTTCAGCTTTCTCTAATTCTAACAGTATTCATAACTTGGAAGAGCCGTTACAGTTTACGATCATAGACAGCAAGGAAGTTGATCTATCATCTGAACTACCTGTATTTCTTCCTGATATAGGCATATGTGATGACTGCATGTCTGAAATGCTTGATGACAGTGACAGAAGATACAATTATCCTCTTATTAGTTGCGCTTCATGCGGGCCCAGGATAAGCATACTTGATAAGCTCCCCTATGACCGCAAGACTACAGCGATGATTGATTTTGAGATGTGCCCTGACTGTGCAAGGGAATATAAGACAGGAAGACGTCTTCACGCCCAGACTATCTCATGTCATAACTGTGGGCCTCAATATGAGATAAAGTATTTGTCCCTTATAAATGATAGTGACAATAATACAAATAATAAAATAGACATAATAAATATTATACGCAATGATATATCTGATAATAATTCTTATGATTCAGTTAAAAATGCAATAAAGCTGCTTGAGAATAATGAAATCATAGGACTTAAGGGCTCCTCCGGTTATCAACTTGTATGTAAACCGGTTAATGATGCTGCGCTTAAACTTAGAAATGCTAAGGGAAGAGAGAAAAAGCCCTTTGCTGTAATGTTTTCTGATATTGATTCAATAGAAGAATACTGTTTTGTTAATTCTAAGGAAAAAGAACTACTAAAAAGCTCGGCCAGACCCATTGTCCTTTTAAATACAAAAGAGTCTTTTGATTATGAAGTATGCAAGGATAGCAGATATATTGGAGCTTTTTTGCCATCTGTAGGAATTCACAGATTGCTTTGTGATGCTGTTGGACCATTAATAGTTACAAGTGCCAATAGATCCGATGAGCCGATAATAATAGATGATGATATTTTTATTAAAGAATTTACTAATACTCAGGTTCAGGCTGTTCTGATGCATAAACGAAGGATCAATATGCCTCAGGATGATTCGGTCATGTATACCTGTACCTTACGAAACGGGAATACTTTAGGCCTCTTTACCAGAAGAGCCAGAGGATTTGTACCTCTTCCTGTTTATACCTCATATAGTGGAACTTCTTCCAGAATTCTTGCTTTCGGAGGTGACCTTAAGAGCACTTTTTCTTTGGCTTACAAGGATAAGATCATTCCTTCTCAGTACCTGGGGGATTTAAGAGATTATGGCGTCAACGATAATCTAAAGAGACTGATATCTCAGTATGAAAGGTTATATAAATTTGCACCGGAAAAAATAGTTTGCGATATGCATCCTTTATATGAGTCTGCGAGAATGGCCACAGAATACTCAGATAAGCATAATTTGCCAATTTACAAGGTTCAGCATCATCATGCGCATATTTTATCTGTCATGGCAGAAAAAGGGCTAAAAAGCTGTATAGGAGTTTCTTTTGATGGTACTGGATATGGCGTTGACGGCAATATCTGGGGCGGAGAATTCATGTACTTATCAGGAGCAGATTTTGAAAGAGACGGCCATATGAGCTATGTTAATCTCTGCGGAGGCGATAATGCTTCAAGGAATGCAAAACTTGTAAAAGAGTGTTATTATAATGCAGCAGGATATTCAGAAAAAGTATCTGCAATTATAAGAGCAGCACTTGATAATAATATAAATGTATTCACTACATCAAGCATAGGAAGACTGTTTGACTGTATCAGTTCACTTCTTCGGATAAGAGATGAAAATTCCTTTGAAGGAGAATGTGCCATAGCACTTGAAAAGGCAGCCTGGGAGTTTGCCAAAGCAAATGGTTCAAGTGATAGTGAAGGCATATATCGTGAGCTTAACTGCGATATATTGCAGGAGAATGATCACTTCATAGCTGATCAGCTTAGCCTTTTTAAACAGATAGAAAAAGCATTTTATCAAGATGAAATACCTTCAAATGAACTTGCCTTTTCTTTTCATATGGCTCTTACTGATACAATAGTCAGAATGTGCCAGTTGATCAGGAACAAAAGAGGTGAGAATAAGGTCTGTCTTTCCGGTGGAGTGTTTGGAAACAGGCTTCTTTTATCCAAAACGATTGACAGATTATCTGATTTTGGATTTGATGTATATGTTAATGAACAGGTTCCAGCAGGGGATGCAGGAATTTCTGTAGGTCAGGCGTATTACCTGATGCTCAAGGAGGAATAA
- a CDS encoding HypC/HybG/HupF family hydrogenase formation chaperone has protein sequence MCVALPGKIVELNGNLATVDFNGNKVVADSGLVNVAIGDNVLVHAGCIIQKMDDKLANEMNELFNEIEGLSI, from the coding sequence ATGTGCGTTGCACTTCCGGGTAAGATTGTTGAGCTTAATGGCAATCTTGCAACTGTTGATTTTAATGGGAATAAGGTTGTTGCTGATTCAGGGCTTGTAAATGTTGCAATTGGTGACAACGTTCTTGTTCACGCAGGCTGTATAATCCAGAAAATGGATGATAAGCTTGCAAATGAGATGAACGAACTTTTTAACGAAATTGAAGGTCTGAGCATCTGA
- the hypD gene encoding hydrogenase formation protein HypD, which yields MGMELKDIVKALREYDGEEVRIMEVCGTHTAAISENGIPSMLSDKIKLISGPGCPVCVTVTAVIDKLIELSMRDDTIVLTFGDLIRVRGSEKSLADAKGDGAHVRMVYSPMETVKMAEEDPSHTYVFAAIGFETTTPVYAMVLEKAIEKGLHNLKLLTSLKTMPQVIRWVVNNGGGIDGFIAPGHVATITGSNEYKELSEELGIPFVVSGFEGPQLLATIYALVSMKGKTGIRNMYKGAVTENGNEKAKEVVNKYFTTSDASWRGMGKIPGSGMVLKDEYREYDAGSLDLDEDHMPPGCCCASVLVGKIKPSQCPLFGKSCTPDNAHGACMVSTEGSCYNFFVSGRK from the coding sequence ATGGGAATGGAATTAAAAGATATTGTTAAGGCATTAAGAGAATACGATGGCGAAGAAGTGCGTATCATGGAAGTATGCGGTACTCATACAGCAGCTATTTCTGAAAATGGTATTCCTTCTATGTTATCTGACAAAATTAAACTTATTTCAGGCCCGGGATGCCCTGTTTGTGTAACAGTAACAGCAGTAATAGATAAGCTCATTGAACTATCTATGAGGGATGACACAATTGTTCTGACTTTTGGAGATCTTATTAGAGTCAGAGGCTCTGAGAAGTCACTTGCAGATGCCAAGGGAGACGGAGCTCATGTCAGAATGGTTTACTCTCCAATGGAAACAGTCAAAATGGCTGAAGAAGATCCTTCTCATACCTATGTTTTTGCTGCTATTGGTTTTGAGACAACAACTCCTGTATATGCAATGGTACTTGAGAAGGCTATTGAGAAAGGACTCCATAATTTAAAACTTCTCACTTCCCTTAAAACTATGCCACAGGTGATCAGGTGGGTTGTTAATAACGGCGGAGGAATAGACGGATTCATTGCTCCTGGACATGTGGCTACCATTACCGGAAGTAATGAATATAAAGAACTATCAGAAGAATTGGGAATTCCATTTGTTGTTTCAGGTTTTGAAGGCCCACAGCTTCTTGCGACAATTTATGCTCTTGTTTCTATGAAGGGAAAAACCGGAATCAGAAATATGTACAAGGGTGCTGTCACTGAAAATGGCAATGAGAAGGCAAAAGAAGTAGTTAACAAATATTTTACTACGTCAGATGCTTCCTGGAGAGGAATGGGTAAAATACCCGGCTCTGGAATGGTCCTTAAGGATGAGTACAGAGAATATGACGCAGGAAGTCTTGATCTTGATGAAGATCATATGCCTCCCGGATGTTGTTGCGCAAGCGTACTTGTTGGCAAGATAAAACCCAGTCAGTGTCCTTTATTTGGAAAGAGCTGCACACCTGACAATGCTCATGGTGCGTGCATGGTTTCAACAGAAGGAAGCTGTTACAACTTTTTTGTATCAGGAAGAAAATAA